The following are encoded together in the Plasmodium malariae genome assembly, chromosome: 1 genome:
- the PmUG01_01017100 gene encoding RNA helicase, putative, translating into MFRYRFFGSRAKINVKRGRRTPVSEEIEIGNNKNGLTSDGKLVGYNNTNEGDHNKDEWEEENLSGANLNKRNLKISMNTTNRSGTTMSSTKISTNVSEELRKCSFLDFNFKTDIYLKLNELKIFNPTQIQQNVIPVLLHGKEKPRIESNEIRMCEGTNLYNAILRSRMQINTYLKMNLNMKSNFYDMDKYKQIDSYYKNEKKSNKSTEKTNESNNEMKCISNEQKCFNDVYVIISPDNTGKTLSYFLPILDNFYTNNQKIMQNLSNFYHFLNKYNYKKFQNKLFRKKEKLKCLKNKDNLFFNISYEKYKIRNRYLYIRKYNNYTTNSSYIKNKKNNKLNCLKHKKNVFFPYAIILTNTREAACELFSFLKNFDINIELLTGGYLNKKKSIKKYHVESFSGYKNENVNYNSDETYNYRNATAEFLNRNDFFKNKKKNKNKDSNIINYNVDILIGTPDKIFEKVDNCKNKHLYNFKFLKYLIVEESETLCNVFNEKKLQLIFNHVKNYTNMYYFRSTITNDDTLNESSQLSSEKKATDLENECEKSRRKGGITSGIKEQTYYSGVWKGSKKNFTDDEAEEMQKEKSGGMDQRTGRTTNNYEGCGQDVDGSMYKKEGRIDGGADKYYGRISKEEVAYGYDYKGEEPENSNYDEKISVSKVNEEAASLSKKNDEAANLSKKNDEAANLSKKNDEAANLSKKNDEAADLPKKNSEHARISKKNTRSNNIEAVRITNKAISDEKIIIKKSDSVENIKNTLNSNIPISIFVSATKTFCISEFLSNNIRSKYTQQIINMNSHNISSEMKHIFINSKNKEKISLLLELLNNKDVKKVGGDFKCSQFFNRYVIFCNTRKSVMNVAEILSELKYKVSCIHNEMNYKDRSKNYRDFKKNKTNILICTNILSRGVLFDNCQIINYDISNNINDYIYKSNKVAFKKGNIINNSLTSFFNKKNTGLVNEIIEKTADKKQIIFQNLNKKVSRMLNLQNKYYDIVKKKKKYQKRGGRKALHISPRRNCMSKKNKILSKKLYFYHKMNIERKRLIKKGILKAHEKIPRYPNRKAEVYDSNEYNSVRKMDDGALQILAKKRKTKKDKEVEEANYESDTIILNDMPTYEDEAKIKEKKHQKKTYF; encoded by the coding sequence ATGTTCAGGTACAGGTTTTTTGGTAGTAGGgctaaaataaatgttaaaagAGGAAGGAGAACACCAGTAAGTgaagaaatagaaatagGAAATAATAAGAACGGATTGACCAGTGATGGTAAATTAGTAGGATACAATAATACTAATGAAGGAGACCATAATAAGGACGAATGGGAAGAAGAAAATTTGAGTGGAGCAAATTTGAACAAGAGGAATTTGAAGATAAGTATGAATACTACCAACAGGAGCGGTACCACCATGAGTAGTACCAAAATCAGTACCAACGTAAGTGAAGAGCTGAGAAAATGTAGCTTCCTTGATTTTAATTTCAAAACagacatatatttaaaattgaatgaattaaaaatatttaatccAACGCAAATTCAGCAAAACGTAATACCTGTATTGCTAcatggaaaagaaaaaccTAGAATAGAGAGCAATGAAATTAGGATGTGCGAAGGAACAAATTTGTACAATGCAATACTAAGAAGTAGAATGCAgattaatacatatttaaaaatgaatttaaatatgaaGAGCAATTTTTATGATATGGATAAGTACAAACAGATTGAtagttattataaaaatgaaaagaagagTAACAAAAGTACAGAAAAGACGAACGAATCaaataatgaaatgaaatGTATTTCGAATGAACAAAAATGCTTCAACGATGTGTATGTAATTATCAGTCCTGATAATACTGGAAAAACATTAAGTTATTTTCTTCCCATATTAGACAATTTTTACACaaataatcaaaaaattatgcaaaaTTTGTCAAacttttaccattttttaaataaatataattataaaaagtttcaaaataaattatttcgtaaaaaagaaaaattaaaatgtcttaaaaataaagataatttgttttttaatatatcatatgaaaagtataaaatacgTAATcgctatttatatattagaaaatacAACAATTATACTACAAATAGtagttatattaaaaataaaaaaaataacaaactTAATTGCTTAAAACATAAGAAAAATGTGTTTTTCCCCTATGCAATAATTTTGACAAATACAAGGGAAGCAGCTTGTgaacttttttcatttttaaaaaattttgatataaaCATCGAGTTGTTAACTGGAGgttatttgaataaaaaaaagtccATAAAGAAATATCATGTAGAATCTTTTTCaggatataaaaatgaaaatgtaaattataacTCGGACGAAACATATAACTATCGCAATGCTACAGctgaatttttaaatagaaacgatttttttaaaaataaaaaaaaaaataaaaataaagatagtaatataataaattacaatGTTGATATTTTAATAGGAACACCGGATAAAATTTTTGAGAAAGTAGACAAttgcaaaaataaacatttatataattttaaatttttaaaatatttgattgTTGAAGAATCTGAAACATTATGCAAtgtttttaatgaaaaaaagttgCAACTAATTTTTAACCacgtaaaaaattatactaatatgtattattttcgAAGTACTATAACAAATGACGATACGCTCAATGAATCATCTCAACTTTCCAGTGAAAAAAAAGCGACAGACTTAGAAAACGAATGTGAAAAGAGTAGGCGCAAGGGGGGAATTACAAGTGGCATAAAGGAACAGACGTATTATAGTGGAGTTTGGAAGGGaagtaaaaagaattttactGACGATGAAGCAGAAGAAATGCAAAAAGAGAAAAGCGGGGGCATGGACCAAAGAACAGGAAGAACGACAAACAATTATGAGGGATGCGGACAGGATGTAGACGGCAGTATGtacaaaaaagaaggaaGGATCGATGGTGGTGCtgataaatattatggaAGAATAAGCAAAGAAGAAGTTGCGTATGGGTATGATTACAAGGGGGAAGAGCCTGAGAATAGCAACTATGACGAAAAAATAAGTGTGTCCAAAGTAAACGAAGAAGCAGCAAGCTTGTCCAAAAAAAACGACGAAGCAGCAAACTTGTCCAAAAAAAACGACGAAGCAGCAAACTTGTCCAAAAAAAACGACGAAGCAGCAAACTTGTCCAAAAAAAACGACGAAGCAGCAGACTTGCCcaaaaaaaattctgaacATGCAAgaatttctaaaaaaaacaCACGCTCAAATAATATCGAAGCTGTTCGAATAACAAATAAAGCAATAAGTGATGAAAAAatcattattaaaaaaagtgacagcgttgaaaatataaaaaacacgCTTAACTCAAACATCCCTATATCAATATTTGTGTCAGCCACAAAAACATTTTGTATAAGTGAATTTTtgagtaataatataagaagCAAATATACTCAACAAATAATTAACATGAACAGTCATAATATTAGCAGCGAAATGAaacacatatttattaatagcaaaaataaggaaaagatTTCTTTATTACTTGAACTATTGAATAATAAAGACGTAAAGAAAGTAGGAGGAGACTTCAAATGTTCTCAGTTTTTTAACagatatgtaatattttgtaatactAGAAAAAGTGTAATGAATGTAGCAGAGATTTTGTCAGAGCTGAAATATAAAGTTAGTTGCATTCACAACGAAATGAATTATAAAGAtagaagtaaaaattatagagattttaaaaaaaataaaacaaatattttgatttgtacaaatatattaagtagAGGTGTACTATTTGATAATTgccaaataataaattacgatatcagtaataatataaatgattatatttacaaatcGAACAAAGTtgcttttaaaaaaggtaacatcataaataattctttaacgtctttttttaataaaaaaaatactggTTTAGTTAACGAGATAATCGAAAAAACAGCTGATaagaaacaaataatatttcaaaatttaaataaaaaagttagtAGAATGCTAAATttgcaaaataaatattatgatattgtgaaaaaaaaaaagaagtaccAAAAAAGAGGTGGACGGAAAGCATTGCATATATCTCCTAGGAGAAATTGCATGAgcaaaaagaataaaattttgtcgaaaaaattgtatttttatcataaaatgAACATAGAGCGTAAAcgattaataaaaaaaggaatactTAAAGCTCATGAAAAAATACCACGATATCCAAATAGAAAAGCAGAGGTGTATGATAGCAACGAATATAACTCTGTCAGAAAAATGGACGATGGAGCATTGCAAATTTTGgcgaaaaagagaaaaacgaaaaaggaTAAAGAAGTAGAAGAAGCAAATTATGAGTCAGACACTATCATCTTGAATGATATGCCTACATATGAGGACGaggcaaaaataaaagagaaaaaacaTCAGAAAAAAACGTACTTCTAG
- the PmUG01_01017200 gene encoding 40S ribosomal protein S29, putative, giving the protein MGCIQNVHPKKYGQGSRQCRVCSNRHAIIRKYNINICRQCFRERADIIGFKKYR; this is encoded by the exons ATGGGTTGCATTCAAAATGTTCACCCGAAGAAGTACGGCCAAGGATCAAGGCAATg TCGAGTGTGCTCCAATAGGCATGCAATAATAAGAAAGTATAACATCAACATATGCAGACAGTGTTTTCGAGAAAGAGCTGATATAATTGGTTTCAAGAAG TATAGATAG
- the PmUG01_01017300 gene encoding cysteine-rich secretory protein, putative, with amino-acid sequence MNSCLFLFFSLFFICRYATRDASFCKFNKNLIKERHNDFRFKHNTKPLLWSKQLEESAKEEANFIKANSDCVVAAKQINTNYFDFLNGEEIESAVNSWYEGINNYDFELGPIKKGENVFEFTKVVWKGAEHIGCATACCKYRGILICKYDNNVNKPGYFADNVGMIDCSFGMTHGLKNSKRAIHQFGTIRLVYIRIHIIHTYV; translated from the exons ATGAACAGTTgtctatttttgtttttttccctttttttcatttgtcgTTATGCAACTAGGGATGCAAGTTTTTGCAAATTTAAT aaaaatttaattaaagaaaGACACAATGATTTCAGATTTAAACATAACACAAAACCGTTACTTTG gAGTAAACAACTTGAAGAATCTGCAAAAGAAGAGGcgaatttt ATAAAAGCTAACTCCGACTGTGTTGTAGCGGCTAAGCAAATAAACACAAACTATTTTGACTTTTTGAATGGTGAAGAGATAGAATCAGCAGTAAATTCATGGTATGAAGgcattaataattatgactTTGAGTTAg GTCCTATTAAAAAGGGGGAAAATGTTTTTGAATTTACCAAGGTTGTATGGAAAGGAGCAGAG CATATCGGTTGCGCCACTGCTTGCTGTAAATATAGGGGAATCTTAATTTGcaaatatgataataacGTTAACAAGccag GTTATTTTGCGGATAACGTAGGAATGATTGAT TGTTCGTTTGGAATGACTCATGGATTGAAAAATAGTAAGAGGGCAATCCACCAATTCGGAACAATAAGattagtatatatacgtatacatataatacatacatatgtgtaa
- the PmUG01_01017400 gene encoding ATP synthase lipid-binding protein, mitochondrial precursor, putative, which yields MNKFFNTLNSSLFQNFKLKSSFLSTGCFVGNRNFLTRGGSTSFCSDLNRINNFFRYYHTSPFISKTINHSNCSALLQKEDNSCINHKSGVRHDSGIASLSAAIALMSVGGVAQGIGNLFSALVLGTSRNPSIKDELFTYTLIGMGFLEFLGIICVLMSAVLLYS from the exons ATGAACAAGTTCTTCAATACTTTAAATTCGTccctttttcaaaatttcaaGCTGAAAAGCTCATTTTTGAGTACAGGATGTTTTGTAGGAAAcagaaattttttaacaagGGGTGGAAGTACCTCCTTTTGTAGTGACCTAAACAGaattaataacttttttaggTACTATCATACCTCACCTTTTATAAGTAAAACAATTAACCATTCAAATTGCAGCGCTCTTCTtcaa AAAGAAGACAACAGTTGTATTAACCACAAATCAGGCGTTAGACATGACAGCGGGATAGCAAGTTTATCAGCAGCAATTGCGCTAATGTCAGTAGGAGGG GTTGCTCAAGGTATaggaaatttattttctgcTTTGGTGCTAGGTACTAGTAGGAACCCATCAATAAAGGACGAACTATTTACTTACACCTTAATTGGAATGGGATTTTTAGAGTTTTTGG GTATTATTTGTGTCCTAATGAGCgctgttttattatattcataa